A DNA window from Alistipes sp. ZOR0009 contains the following coding sequences:
- a CDS encoding ComEC/Rec2 family competence protein yields MRQLIEPLRVLPLLKIVVGFSLGVAISVEVGFGWYYYLPILLLGVLFLIWGYSNQKYSERWLFGLGVMLFLFCTGASYVAGIRNLNVDLPKPEKAFLTLQVDDNPIKTRYGYRWTSVVIQASDSLKGVLGSKCATFSRDSILPNYGDLLHVRCLISAVEPPKNPYEFNFKEYYSHQGIFSVASIGKGGIHTVGKGRSFFLVRWAKAIQKYTLETFQRASFAKDELGILVALMIGDKQFLDGDLKSSYANIGAMHILAVSGMHVALIYGVLVVLLFFMKDRRILWVRSVAILCALWLYAFVAGFSPSIVRATIMFTFILVGKLINRDYNIYNLVAASFLVLLLVNPFFLYDVGFLLSYAAVISILLFYKPLSIYAPHNKVARWFYDLVAVSIAAQILTMPLVLYYFHQFPLIFLLTNIVLIPLTSLIIYMALVYLAISWWSLGCYYLDVALNWLLRITNIATLHLEGIPNAIISGIYLNRWQMLALFAAFVLFYIFMIYRKALLLIISLSVILVVACKSFWGQLDSCKNRLVVYSQRGGTSILFGQGQGAICLCDSVRDRYSYKFMEPSLVRWGLGGVGDVRFCKMNDAVRLGGVDIKDGWCSFNSKFIFIPHRLASSRIGAKERVVVDLVIITKKCRWKPETLFKVLAPKVVVVDESVSNYWEKKWDEGCDEANVPFYSVRASGAYRLDM; encoded by the coding sequence ATGCGACAGCTCATTGAACCGTTACGCGTGCTTCCCCTGCTGAAAATTGTAGTAGGGTTTAGTTTAGGTGTTGCTATTTCTGTAGAGGTAGGGTTTGGTTGGTATTATTACCTGCCGATATTACTTTTGGGTGTTTTATTCCTCATTTGGGGATATTCAAATCAGAAGTATAGCGAGCGTTGGCTTTTTGGATTGGGGGTAATGCTATTCCTTTTTTGCACAGGCGCTTCTTATGTTGCAGGTATCAGAAATCTAAACGTTGATTTACCTAAACCCGAAAAGGCATTTCTAACACTGCAAGTCGATGATAATCCCATAAAAACAAGATATGGTTATCGGTGGACTTCCGTAGTAATACAAGCATCCGATAGTTTAAAAGGCGTGTTGGGCAGTAAATGTGCAACCTTTTCTAGAGATTCCATTTTGCCGAATTACGGCGATCTGCTACATGTTAGATGCTTGATTTCAGCAGTAGAACCACCCAAAAATCCGTACGAATTCAATTTTAAGGAGTACTATTCGCATCAAGGTATTTTCTCGGTTGCTTCAATTGGTAAAGGAGGTATTCATACGGTAGGTAAGGGGAGAAGCTTCTTTTTAGTCAGGTGGGCAAAAGCGATTCAGAAGTATACCCTCGAAACATTTCAACGAGCATCTTTTGCGAAAGATGAGCTCGGCATTCTTGTCGCTTTGATGATTGGGGATAAGCAGTTTCTAGATGGCGATTTGAAGTCTTCATATGCGAATATTGGTGCAATGCATATTTTGGCGGTGTCGGGGATGCATGTTGCCCTTATTTATGGAGTTCTTGTTGTGCTGTTATTTTTCATGAAAGATAGGCGGATTTTGTGGGTCAGAAGCGTTGCTATTCTTTGTGCTCTATGGCTTTATGCATTCGTTGCGGGGTTTTCTCCATCAATAGTTAGGGCTACTATTATGTTTACCTTTATTCTTGTTGGAAAGCTAATTAATAGGGATTATAATATTTATAATTTGGTTGCCGCCTCTTTTTTAGTTTTACTGCTGGTAAATCCATTTTTCTTGTACGATGTAGGTTTCTTGCTTTCCTATGCGGCTGTTATTTCTATACTTCTTTTTTATAAGCCGTTAAGTATTTATGCACCCCATAATAAGGTCGCAAGGTGGTTTTATGATTTAGTTGCAGTATCCATTGCTGCTCAGATTCTTACTATGCCTTTGGTTCTTTACTATTTTCATCAGTTTCCGTTGATTTTTTTGCTAACGAATATTGTATTAATACCTCTTACATCGCTAATAATTTATATGGCTTTGGTATATCTTGCTATCTCGTGGTGGAGTTTGGGGTGTTACTATTTGGATGTTGCCCTTAATTGGCTGTTAAGGATAACCAACATCGCAACCTTGCATCTAGAAGGTATTCCTAACGCCATTATTTCGGGGATTTATCTTAATAGATGGCAAATGCTTGCATTGTTTGCTGCGTTTGTACTGTTCTACATTTTTATGATATATCGAAAAGCTTTGTTGTTAATTATATCGTTATCGGTTATTCTGGTCGTTGCTTGTAAAAGCTTTTGGGGGCAGCTAGATTCCTGCAAAAATAGGCTTGTTGTATATTCTCAAAGAGGAGGTACTTCCATTCTTTTTGGGCAAGGTCAAGGTGCTATTTGCCTTTGTGATTCGGTACGCGATCGCTATTCGTATAAATTTATGGAGCCATCTCTCGTGAGGTGGGGTTTGGGAGGCGTAGGTGATGTTAGATTTTGTAAAATGAATGACGCGGTTAGGCTTGGCGGTGTTGACATTAAGGATGGATGGTGCTCCTTCAACAGCAAGTTTATATTTATCCCTCATAGGTTAGCCTCTAGTAGAATTGGTGCAAAAGAACGTGTAGTGGTTGATCTAGTGATTATAACTAAAAAATGCAGATGGAAGCCAGAAACTCTATTTAAGGTGCTTGCCCCTAAGGTCGTTGTTGTTGACGAATCTGTTTCAAACTATTGGGAAAAGAAGTGGGATGAAGGCTGTGACGAGGCCAATGTTCCCTTTTATAGCGTTAGAGCGAGCGGAGCTTATAGGCTGGATATGTAA
- a CDS encoding RNA polymerase sigma factor encodes MESNSEMLDKKELLQRISTGDEKAFREFYYLYYQKLVSFARWYINSIELAEDVVSDVFFNLWKARNSIVGIVHFDTYLYSAVKNGCFNVLKSSYYKRVTLGVDELEMEAYIEPDGSDSKLMYGELNAAVTAAINNLPERCKLIFKLVKEDNLKYKEIAEILDISPRTVETQVAIALKKIEQELYPFLK; translated from the coding sequence GTGGAGAGCAATTCGGAAATGTTGGATAAAAAAGAACTACTTCAAAGGATTTCTACTGGAGATGAGAAGGCATTCCGAGAGTTTTACTATCTGTACTACCAGAAATTGGTTTCATTTGCTAGATGGTATATTAACTCGATAGAACTTGCTGAAGATGTTGTTTCTGATGTTTTTTTTAACCTTTGGAAGGCTCGTAATTCAATTGTAGGGATTGTTCACTTTGATACTTACCTTTATTCGGCTGTAAAAAATGGTTGCTTTAATGTTCTTAAAAGTTCCTATTATAAGCGGGTTACTCTAGGTGTTGACGAACTAGAGATGGAAGCGTACATCGAACCTGACGGATCTGATAGTAAGCTCATGTATGGAGAACTTAATGCAGCAGTTACGGCTGCCATCAACAATCTACCGGAACGCTGTAAGCTTATTTTTAAGCTGGTAAAGGAGGATAATCTAAAGTACAAGGAGATTGCGGAAATACTGGACATATCGCCCCGTACAGTAGAAACCCAGGTGGCTATTGCTCTGAAAAAAATAGAGCAGGAACTTTATCCTTTCTTAAAATAA
- a CDS encoding FecR family protein, producing the protein MDLRQLLDRIRIRTVIPEGRSGIDRSFIRLMERISQADVIKLRRINTLYKGWAVAASIALILSSCFLFLQERLTKEVEYAVETNVSGTVKHLLLADGSKVTINVGSKLVYPREFTSKKREVFLSGEAYFEVAHNKHKPFIVRVGDIGVKVLGTKFNVKAYTNDINITTTLLEGSVMVENSVTNQNRQLLPNDVYSYNQLNRCFTVVNEPDATNNVMWLNGIIQMNQMTLEELSLQFERVYNVRIIILDERLKQKKFNGEFRYGEDLGSILEVLRITAPLSYKVVNRTILFN; encoded by the coding sequence ATGGATTTACGGCAGCTGTTAGATAGAATAAGAATAAGAACGGTAATCCCCGAAGGTCGGTCTGGTATTGATCGTTCATTTATTAGGTTAATGGAACGAATATCGCAAGCAGATGTAATCAAACTGAGGAGGATAAATACCCTATATAAAGGATGGGCAGTTGCAGCCTCAATTGCGTTAATTCTTTCGAGTTGCTTTCTATTTCTGCAAGAACGCCTAACCAAAGAGGTGGAGTATGCAGTAGAAACTAACGTTTCGGGGACGGTTAAACATCTGCTTCTTGCTGATGGATCTAAGGTTACGATAAACGTTGGCAGTAAGCTTGTTTACCCAAGAGAGTTTACCTCGAAGAAGAGGGAGGTGTTTCTGTCAGGTGAAGCGTACTTTGAAGTTGCCCACAACAAACATAAGCCGTTTATTGTACGTGTTGGTGATATTGGAGTGAAGGTTCTTGGTACCAAATTTAATGTTAAAGCTTACACCAACGATATTAACATTACCACAACCTTGCTAGAAGGCTCGGTAATGGTGGAAAATAGCGTGACTAACCAGAATCGGCAGCTTTTGCCTAATGATGTTTATTCCTATAACCAGCTTAATCGGTGTTTTACGGTTGTAAATGAGCCTGATGCAACCAATAATGTTATGTGGCTTAATGGAATTATACAGATGAACCAAATGACATTAGAGGAACTTAGCTTGCAGTTTGAGCGAGTATATAACGTTCGGATTATTATTCTTGACGAAAGGCTTAAGCAAAAAAAGTTCAATGGAGAGTTTAGGTATGGAGAAGATTTAGGCTCCATATTGGAGGTGCTAAGAATAACTGCTCCTTTATCGTATAAAGTTGTTAATCGTACAATATTGTTTAACTAA